The nucleotide window CTCTCTATACTAAACAAAACACTCATCATGCAGGGCTGGAGCCGTGTGGCACATCTGTGCTCACACAGCCGATGTGTACAAGTAAAATTGTAGGAGAAAGGATGTGCAGCCGAAACTGAGCAATTCCAAATAACTGTGTAAATTATGGAGATGAGATTTCAAACAACTGCATATTACAGACTGAATGGTTATTGGTTCCCAAAATTCATCTGTGTAAGCAGGGATCATTTACATGGTTTCAATCATAATTAGGGGAGGCTGAAAATGCAGGATGCATGTCTGAGAGGAGAGAGCAGACACTGAGGAACACACAGCCAGTCTCCAGCATACAAGGTCACTCCCTGTGTATCTGCTGAGGTGTCTCTTCTGATAAGAGTTTATCCACATTCAGTACACTCAGCATGCCTCCTCTGTGATTTAGCTAACATCTGTTGAGGTTTGACTTGTGAGAAAAGATCTTTCAAtactcattacattcataaggtttttcttccatgaatatatttttaaaaagttatgtttatttgaaaggcagagggacagacagagggagagacagagaaagagagagatcttccatttgttgatttactccccaaatgcctgcaacagccagagctggatcaggttgaagccaagagcctggaactgcatctgggtcttccacatgagtggcagggacccaattaattgggccatcatctgctgtatttccatgtgcattagtaggaagctggattaaaagtggactatctgggacttgaactagatctctgatatgggatgcaggcattccaactggcagcttaacctcttgtgccacaatgcctgttccACTCCTGTGAATATTCTGATGCTTGTTGAGATGTGACTTCCTgcaaaaggcttttccacattctttacattcatatattttctcacctgtgtgaattctttgaTGTATCCTGAGATTTGACTTCTGGCAAAAGGTTTTAGAACATTCATTACACTCATAGGATTTCCCCCCTGTTTGAATTTTCTCATGCCTGACGAGATCTGACTTTCGggaaaaggctttcccacattcattacacccataaggtttctcccctgtgtgacttctctggtGTATAATCAGGTATGATTTCTGGtaaaaggctttcccacattcattacatGGATAAGCTTTTCCTTCTGTGTGATTTCTGCGATgtatgatgaggtttgacttcagataaaaggcttttccacaatcattacattcaaagggtttctcccctgtgtgagttTGCTCATGTCTGCTGAGGCTTGTTTTCCTGAAGAAAGTTTTTCCACATTCGTTGCACTTATACGGCTTTTCCCCAGTGTGAGTCTGCTGGTGCATGCTGAGGTTTGCCTTCCTGCAGAAagtttttccacattcattacatttataGGGTTTCCCCCCTGTGTGAGTCTGCTGATGCCTACAGAATAGAGACCAGTGGTAGAATGCTTTATCACACTTTTTACATTCGTACAGAGTTCTCTGATGCTGAGAGAGAGATGACTTGTAGAAGAAAGTTTTTCCACATTCTTCACATTCAAATAATTTCTCACCTGTATGAAGTCTTTGATGTGTCCTGAGGCTGGACTTCCGGCAAAAGgttttcccacagtcattacattcatagggcttttcccctgtgtgaattctctgatgtatgaTAAGGTCTGACTTCTGGTAAAAACTTTTTTCACATATATTGCATTCATTGGTTTTTtcccctgtgtgagttctctggtGTCGGTGGAGGTTCGACTTCCGGCAAAAgctttttccacattcattacaccaATAGGACTTTCCCCCTGGGTGAATGCTGTGACGTACGGTGAAGTTTGATTTACAGTTGAAAGACTTTTCACACTCATTACACGCACAGGGATGTTCTCCTGTATGTGTCACCTGATGTACTGTAAGGTCTGATTTGTGTGTAAAGAACATTGCCTCGCTGTTGAAGGTGCTCCTTTGTCCACTGTGTTCAAAATTCTGTGGCAAAGCCTGATGCCGACTAGGATACTCGTAGAATCGGAGAGATTTCCCAGGTTCATCAACAGAGGCATCAGGTTTCTCGCCAGCCCACAGATCATCAGGCTCACTAAGGAGAAGAGAGTTCTGACATATTCTATACTCCTCAGGCCCCATTTCTGCATAATTTCCATCCTTCATTATCAGTTTTGACATATGGTtggattttaaattaaatgtttctCCTAAATAAGTGTTCTCCTTGGTTGATGTGTTGTTTGTCATTACAACTTGCCAGAAAATCATGTCTTGAATTTCCTGGCTTGTTCCAATGAGGTCGTCCATTTTCTGgagaactgaaatgaaaaaaaaaaacaaaaaaaatattcatcAACCACATCTAAACGTTTCTTCTGGAATACTTGTATAAAGGCAAAATAGTTCCTTCCCGTCATGACAAAATCTTTAAACATCAATAAAGGACATTCATTTATGACAGTACATGTTAATTCTCCCTGGTGAATCAATATAATAAATTACACTAGTAGATTTCCCAATGTGAAATCAggatggtttttgttgttttatttttccttttaacaaattggaaaacactACTGCCCAGCTCTAGTATTATGCTGAGAACTTTTCATCAGCCATTTTCccactctctttctccatttttgcCTCATAATAACTGTATTTTGTGCTTTTCTTCTGCTCTTCTTTCAGCTTAGAAGATGGCAAGGTTTTTATAGAACATCAACTTGTAGGTACAGGTGAGAGCCATATGTCTGTCAATTAAGCAGAAACACGGCTTAGGAACAGGCGATGTACTTAGGGCTgtctatgtctcaccattccccaGGGAACGACTGTAgccatttgtgggatttttcaaacATGTGACCTCTTCTCCCCCACACTTCATTAAGACAGCATACACCACATTCCTAAAGAAAGCTGACATCTTCTGTTCCTCAGCATCTTAAGAGGTACAGAACAGCTCCAGCCCACCACTCCTGGGCACAACCTCTCCCTGCCGGTCTAAAGGATCTGGTTCTGCAACCCAGTCTGAGACCGTCATCTCTGAAAACTCTTTTTCTGGCTCCTTTTGAGTTTAACAGCCTTGACATTCTCCATTCACTTCCTCGTACATACTCCAGCCTGCAAATTCTCTGCTTCTGGTGACTAACCTTCTCTAGGCATTTCAGCTGTCACATGCCTGTCACAGAAAACTGAGTCTTCTACACATTTCTTATCTCTTTGTACTTTTAGTACGCTATCTTCAAAATCTATCCTCAAACAAACATGAATCCTTCAGTATGCATCTGGTGATTCACTTGGCCTTTGAACTCagaatcctctggttcacctcccaagtctAGGACCAACATTTTCTAAGCTCCTATGCCGGGTCCTAACTGGGCAACAAGATTTGTAATGCTGTGGTACACAAGGTTCATTCCTGAATCCCTATTctcatgttctttttaaaaagcatttgtttgtttgttgtttatttgaaaggcagagtgacagagcctAGGAGAAATGGAGattgactgatttgaaaggcagagtgatagtgcCCAGGAGACATGGAGATTGACTGActgactgatttgaaaggcagagtgatagtgcccaggagagagaggtggagatcatccacctgctggttcacttcccaaaaggctgggccagatcaaagccagcagccaagaactctatccaatTCTCCTGCATGGTggcagcacttgggccttcctttgctgctttctcaggcacattcgcagggaactggatcagcagCATAGCAGTAGGGACTTAGTTGAACTGACATGGGATGATAGCATCACACACGGCAGcccaacccactataccacaatgcctgaccCTTTTCTCATGTCTTACCACCTTCTAGGAAATCTACTAATACTTTAAATAACAGACCAGGGGGCAAGTATTTGGCACAAAGGTTAGTAATCacatgggatgtccacatccaatTTTGCAATGCCTGGTttcaatcctggctctgctcccaaaaccagcttcctcctaatgtataccctggaagaaataaaataatagccCAAGTGTATAcatccctgccaaccatgtgggagacccaaattgagttctgggatcaTGATatcaacctggctcagctctggatgttgctgTCATTTGTGTGAACAAGCAAATATCTGTCCCTCTGTTTCATTTGCTCTGTCtatccaccttttaaataaaacaatttaaaaaaattccagcttTAAGCTAATGATCTATAAATCTGTTTTTCCAATACAGATGTACACTATCTTTTCTGAATTTTACATCCTCTGTATGTCAAATTTGGAAAACTTTAATCTCAACATTAAGGTAACCCAAGATAAATAATTCATATGTCTCTAGAATTGCCTTCTTTTAGGACCCTACCTAAAAGAACACGTGCCATGTTTCAGTCTTTCAATTTGGCAAAACATTCTTGAGTGTCTTACCTCATATCACCAAATactgggttttttcctctctcaagAGAATGTAAGCTCTTTAAATGAAGACATATCTGTTTCCtgatattgttatttttttaaaactacaaaaagGTAAGCGCCTAAAAGCTGCCCAGTTAACCAGCACTGAAAGaataaacatggaaataaatGCCTAAAGGATAACAACAgcataaaatatagaaaacaacAACTGACAACTTAGAGAATGCctctaaccaagaaaaaaaatctaagaaaagatGGGTAAGGATATTCAGTaacaaagaacaaggaagatGAGTATTATGTGAGAACCTTCCCTGGAGACCAGAGAATGCCTATGTCTGATGCACACAACCAGCTGTCTGCAGGCTGAGACTTGGGAATATTTGTTGATAACATCTCAACCAAAAACATCTGGCGAACATTCTTTTTCCCAGCCTTGCTACCCAGGATGCACAGACTGACCTGGCAGGCTGTGGTTTACGGGTTCTTCCACaatccatggctctgctccttgctccaacttgaagatgaCCTCTGgtttggaaatgcagcagcctgTTAATGTGAAACAACACATGCCAGACTGCTCAGTCAGGTCCTTTGAAGAACAGCAATGGTTTAACTTGAGAAACTGTGCATTGAAAGGGCTAATTTGAGCCCCTTGCTTCAGACAGTTGATGCTGACATTCTTTGTGGAATCTTACACCTAACGTTAAAGGGTTCATGTATTGGTCAAGTAGGAAGAAGGTGTTCTACTTGGAAGGGACTGAGGCATTTCACTCACCCAAGCACATCAGgttgctgtaggtctccagcatcacatccctgtacagaGCCCTCTGAGCACTGTCCAGCTTCTGCCACTCCTCCCAGGTGAAGGCCACAGCCACATCCTCAAAGGACACAAACATCTGCAACATGAAATTTCTGTTAAATACTGCAGTTGTGAATCATAAAACAAGACTGGAAGTGCATTCTTCTGTGTTTATCTTACACATACCTCTTATAAGATGCAGCTTACTTTGTAGTCTATATAGCAATAGCAACAAAAATCACAATATAAATATCCTGCCTGCATATTAATTTTGTAATTTCAAAAAAAGAGACTATAATTGTTTTCCTTAATATCAGGAACTCATGTTTTTCCAAGAACAGGATGAAAAATATGTGATTCCAAAAAGACATGAACATTAGCTGAAATAACATGGTAGACAGACTGAGACACAAATTCAATGTAGAACAGgataacaaagaagaaaataaaattttccttcttttaaaaaaataattagttatttgaaagatacagtgacagagagtgagtgagagacaggagagagatctttcacccactagttcatgccccaaatgactgcaacagccaggactgggccactctgaaaccaagagccaacatctccatccagatctcaccctgaagccaaaagccagcatctccacccagatctccaacatggctggcaaggactcaagtgcctgagccatcttctgctgcttccctaggatattagcaggaagtagatCAGAAACTcagtagcagagccaggactccaagcagcactctaatatgggatatgggtatcccaagcagggactttatccactgtgtcacaacaccaggcccctaaaatatatttttctgcatCATCAGGCTGCACTTCACTGAGATGCCAAACTACTCAAACTACTACACAAATGTGTTCTCATGAACACAAAGCAACAGAAATCAGACCATAACAGCACAACAGATGCACACCAGGGAAATCAAACTACAGCAAAAGAGACATAcacaaagtatatttttaaatatcatcccATTTATAATATAGACCCTCACTAAAAGAAGTGTCCAGGGCATTCTTCTTACCATGATAAAATGAATGTCACAGCTAAAGCGGACACATGGGACGATAATGATGCTCCATCACCACAGTTATTTATAAGAAGCAATTAGTCAATTCATATGCAAAGAGAAATATTGAAATGCTTTATAATTTATTCTTACAAAACAATCTTCTGAAAACTATTCTGAATCACATGGTTCAATGAATTAACAGACTATTTAAATAACCTACAAAATTCATTATACAAGTGAGAACacacaaataaaacaacaaaaagatgaaATGCCCAGCAATACATTTCACAAAAATGTACATTGCTCTACTTATTTGATAGAAGggaaaaagcaaacacacaaaagAACCAAGCCAACTGAAAAGACACACCATGTTCAGACAAGAAGGATCTGTATCAGTGTCCTTAAATCAGTACAATGACCTAGTATTATGCTCCTGGAAACAACACATTCTTAGATATAGACAAGCTAATTtaaaagtttgtgagaaaaatTCAAGAAGTAAGAAGAGATAGGGTATGGTATCACCCCAAATCAATGTCCTTCTCTGGACTGCCATAGAAAATACAATGTACTGGATAGTCTAACTGCTCTACACACTGTACAGTCCAGAgggaggggctagtgttgtggcatagcttaCTTTGTATTCTATATGTCAAtagcaaagcctctgcctgcaatgccggcatcccatatggtggcagTTAGTGTCCCAGTTGCTAtacttcccatcccgctccctgctaatggcctgggaaaagcagcccctgctacccacatgggagacctgcaagaagcacctggcatcCTGCCAGATGGTCCAACCcatgccactgtggccatctggggagcaaacaagTAGActgaagatccctgtctctccctctctctaactctttcaaacaaacaaataaataaataaatcttaaacaaacaaaaaagtccaAGATCTTCTTCCTGGCTTATAGGTGGCAGCCTTCTTGAAGTGTTATCAGACGGTGGGTGAtacctcttccttttttctctcttcttgttcTTCTAAAGCAATCAATCCTACCAGATTAGGGCCTTACctttataaattcatttaaacACGATTACATCCTAAAAGTTCTAGCTCTAAATGGAGTCACcttgaggagctgggactagccTTAAACATACACATTCTGGAGACCTAAATCATCTCTCATGTTATAAACATTTTGCCTAAATATGACCTATAAGAAAGAtctatgtgagtgagatcccagcaaaaagaacaggccatcaaagaaggaggtacctttctctgaagggaagagagaacttcctctttgattatagccttgtctaaataatgtcggagtttgtggactcaagagacttccatagccttggtagctcaggacaagagcctcaggtgatcactgacatcataaataagagtgtcaattgttaaatcaactacaggagtcactgtgcacttgctctccatgtaggacctctgtccttaatgtgttgtactgtgagaaCTAACAGTAAACCTAGTCTTCAAacggtactttatactttgtgtgtctgtgtgggtgcaaactgttgaaatctttacttagtatagagttgatctgtatataaagataattaaaaatgaaaaaaagagactaaaaaatggaaatttgcaaaaaattaatgttttgcCTTTCTCTATAGAATAATTGCATATTCCCCTTACAATGGAAATCACATAAACAGATTCATAGTTCTCTCTATGACTTGCTTTGACCAACAACATATGAATGGAAGTgacttattttataatttattttttattgatgtaAAGATCTCATGTAGTTCATAGAATTCTAATATGATACTTtcttcccccaccctctcccttttgtaatttttgtgatacattttaatttactttatagtcacatgcttaatgctctactaaataaaagagttcaacaagtaaagaGTAGAGAGACCACTGTTCAGCAGGACTATAGATGAAGACTTcttataaacagtaatcaaatcctaagatgtcaatttcattcatatatattaaaatttttttgtattctatgtattagctaccacatatcagagaaaacatgtggcaTGTGCAATTTCTAAGCAGAAACTGTAAGACCCACACATGGGTGACCAGGTTCTCTCTCTGATACAAGAATAACcaatattccagaaaaaaaatgctcatctTGTCCTCTGGGAGTCTGAGGGAagcagaaaaaaagcaaagccaaTCTGATCGCTGATGGACAGGAAATATGACTGAGAAAGAAACATTCTAGGGGCAGAAAcattctgtggcatagtggactggGTCTCTGCTTGAGGTACTGGTACCCCTGATATGCCATatgggctgctcttcttccaatccagctctctgctggtagcctgggaatgcaatggaggatggcccaaatatcttGGCCCCTGAATCAACGTGGgaggcccaaatggagttcctggctcctggcttctgcctggcccagcctcatccattgtggccatttggggagtgaaccagaggatggaagatctctctctccctgtctctctataactctgcctttcgaattaaataaatattctattcaaataaaataaacaaattttttaaaaagaatatgatgTAAAACATTACAGTATTATTGCATGTGTaaattctttaaagttaaaaatccTCTTAATGTAAATTATAAGCAATAATAATTGAATTAAATGTATTACACGCATTGGTATAacattttaagacttatttgaaaggcaaaattacagacaggaagacacacacacacatacacacccagagagagagagagagagaagtatcttccatctcctggttcactcgccaaatacccacaatggccagggctgagttaggccaaagccagaagcctggaactccatcaggcctcccacgtgggttcagggtcccaagaacttggccatcttcgGGAGCTTTTATC belongs to Oryctolagus cuniculus chromosome 5, mOryCun1.1, whole genome shotgun sequence and includes:
- the LOC100340665 gene encoding zinc finger protein 157 isoform X1; translated protein: MTVLATLVNACKLWKSFWSVCFSCSRVCGVSSCVPQVKVLGHSCFPATVSSKYNSRVLYLFPRAKKMSASPMFVSFEDVAVAFTWEEWQKLDSAQRALYRDVMLETYSNLMCLGCCISKPEVIFKLEQGAEPWIVEEPVNHSLPVLQKMDDLIGTSQEIQDMIFWQVVMTNNTSTKENTYLGETFNLKSNHMSKLIMKDGNYAEMGPEEYRICQNSLLLSEPDDLWAGEKPDASVDEPGKSLRFYEYPSRHQALPQNFEHSGQRSTFNSEAMFFTHKSDLTVHQVTHTGEHPCACNECEKSFNCKSNFTVRHSIHPGGKSYWCNECGKSFCRKSNLHRHQRTHTGEKTNECNICEKSFYQKSDLIIHQRIHTGEKPYECNDCGKTFCRKSSLRTHQRLHTGEKLFECEECGKTFFYKSSLSQHQRTLYECKKCDKAFYHWSLFCRHQQTHTGGKPYKCNECGKTFCRKANLSMHQQTHTGEKPYKCNECGKTFFRKTSLSRHEQTHTGEKPFECNDCGKAFYLKSNLIIHRRNHTEGKAYPCNECGKAFYQKSYLIIHQRSHTGEKPYGCNECGKAFSRKSDLVRHEKIQTGGKSYECNECSKTFCQKSNLRIHQRIHTGEKIYECKECGKAFCRKSHLNKHQNIHRSGTGIVAQEVKLPVGMPASHIRDLVQVPDSPLLIQLPTNAHGNTADDGPINWVPATHVEDPDAVPGSWLQPDPALAVAGIWGVNQQMEDLSLSLSLPLSVPLPFK
- the LOC100340665 gene encoding zinc finger protein 157 isoform X2, translating into MSASPMFVSFEDVAVAFTWEEWQKLDSAQRALYRDVMLETYSNLMCLGCCISKPEVIFKLEQGAEPWIVEEPVNHSLPVLQKMDDLIGTSQEIQDMIFWQVVMTNNTSTKENTYLGETFNLKSNHMSKLIMKDGNYAEMGPEEYRICQNSLLLSEPDDLWAGEKPDASVDEPGKSLRFYEYPSRHQALPQNFEHSGQRSTFNSEAMFFTHKSDLTVHQVTHTGEHPCACNECEKSFNCKSNFTVRHSIHPGGKSYWCNECGKSFCRKSNLHRHQRTHTGEKTNECNICEKSFYQKSDLIIHQRIHTGEKPYECNDCGKTFCRKSSLRTHQRLHTGEKLFECEECGKTFFYKSSLSQHQRTLYECKKCDKAFYHWSLFCRHQQTHTGGKPYKCNECGKTFCRKANLSMHQQTHTGEKPYKCNECGKTFFRKTSLSRHEQTHTGEKPFECNDCGKAFYLKSNLIIHRRNHTEGKAYPCNECGKAFYQKSYLIIHQRSHTGEKPYGCNECGKAFSRKSDLVRHEKIQTGGKSYECNECSKTFCQKSNLRIHQRIHTGEKIYECKECGKAFCRKSHLNKHQNIHRSGTGIVAQEVKLPVGMPASHIRDLVQVPDSPLLIQLPTNAHGNTADDGPINWVPATHVEDPDAVPGSWLQPDPALAVAGIWGVNQQMEDLSLSLSLPLSVPLPFK